The segment GACGCACTACCTGTCGGGTGGACGACAGCGAATGTCAATCTGCGGACTGGCCCGAGCCGCTCGTTTCCCGTCCTCCGCATCCTGCAATCGGGCGCCGACGTCCCGATCGGCGACGCGGTCGACCGGCCCGGACCCGACGGGCAGGAAGAGGCCTGGCTCCAGGTGGCTGCTTCGGGACAGACCGGATGGGTCCATGCTGACTTCGTGAGCCTGATCGATGACCGAGACCCACCGGCCCACGAGCCGCTCAGTGAGGGAGCCCTGAACCAGCCTGGCCGGAAGGGCCAGCATCCTGGATTGATCCTACCGGGCGAGACGGTTCGTTTCCCCGAAGTGTCTGATGATGAGAACGTGGCGAGAAGCGAGGGCAACATTGAGTAGGTATTTCCGAACCTTGAGCCGTCTGAAGCAGGCGCAGGCATTGGAGTCCGCGGCACCCACCGCACGCTCGGACGAACCCAGCTCCGATCGCGGCTTCCCGGCCATCCCCGACACCGCGCCAGACGGCCCGGCATTCCCCGAGCTGATCCTCGCAAAGCAGGCCGCGGCTTATTCAGCACTACTCGAGCGTCTTCGAGCCCGGCTTACGGACGTGCCGGTTCCACGGATCGTGATCGCCAGTGTCTCCCACCTCGAGCCGGTTGATCTGTTAGTCGCGGGGCTGGCACAACAGGTAGAGCAGAGGGGTCTCCGACTGGCGTGCGCCAAGCTTGAGACGGCCAATCGACAGAGGGTGCTTCGACCGCATGGGGCGGGCGCCACCGATCATCCCGGGGTACGGCCGGCCGACGAGCGGCCGGGACCGATGGGCCTCGCCGGAAACCTCGACACGAGCCCGGGCGCTGCGTTGACGCAGAGCGGCATCAAGGAATGGGTCGAGCGTGCCGCTTCCGGCAACGACCTCGTCCTCCTCCAGGCACCACCGCTCCTGAGCTCCGCCGAAGGGGCGCTGATCGCGAGGAGCTGCGATGGCTTGCTGATTGTCGTGCAACCGATGGCGACGACCCGGCAGGACCTTCGGGAAGCGGTCGCACAGGCCCGCACGGCTGGCTGCGAGCTGCTCGGGTTGGTAATAACTGGGAGCATCGATTGGCTTCCCCGCGGGTTGCGTAGGTTCTTCGGCAGGC is part of the bacterium genome and harbors:
- a CDS encoding CpsD/CapB family tyrosine-protein kinase codes for the protein MSRLKQAQALESAAPTARSDEPSSDRGFPAIPDTAPDGPAFPELILAKQAAAYSALLERLRARLTDVPVPRIVIASVSHLEPVDLLVAGLAQQVEQRGLRLACAKLETANRQRVLRPHGAGATDHPGVRPADERPGPMGLAGNLDTSPGAALTQSGIKEWVERAASGNDLVLLQAPPLLSSAEGALIARSCDGLLIVVQPMATTRQDLREAVAQARTAGCELLGLVITGSIDWLPRGLRRFFGRQSSSLGR